From one Phocaeicola salanitronis DSM 18170 genomic stretch:
- a CDS encoding putative DNA modification/repair radical SAM protein: MNEQVLHKLKVLAESAKYDVSCASSGTVRRNTKGGVGNTVGGVGICHSFAEDGRCISLLKIMLTNYCIYDCAYCINRVSNDIPRATLSVTELVELTMEFYRRNYIEGLFLSSGVVRNPDYTMERLVRVAKDLRVKHRFNGYIHLKSIPGASQELVHEAGLYADRMSVNLEIPTERNLKLLAPEKDHRSVYLPMKYIQQGVLESAEERKLHRHAPRFVPAGQSTQMIVGATDETDKDILSVSSTLYRQPTMKRVYYSGYVAVNTYDKRLPLLKQPPLVRENRLYQADWLLRYYQFRVDELVDDASPHLDMEIDPKLAWALKHPELFPVDIQSADYEMLLRVPGIGVKSAKMIVMSRRFSRIGFYELKQMGAVMKKARFFITCRELPDKTIHELGPAGVRRLLLPKPKRKEDERQLTLDFSPLD; the protein is encoded by the coding sequence ATGAACGAACAGGTGTTGCATAAACTGAAGGTGCTTGCCGAGTCGGCTAAGTATGACGTGTCGTGCGCGTCGAGCGGGACGGTGCGCCGCAATACGAAGGGCGGTGTGGGCAATACCGTGGGTGGTGTGGGTATCTGCCATAGCTTTGCCGAGGACGGGAGGTGCATCTCCCTGCTGAAGATTATGCTGACCAACTATTGCATCTACGATTGTGCCTATTGCATCAACCGGGTGAGCAACGACATCCCGCGTGCCACGCTCTCGGTGACGGAGCTGGTGGAATTGACCATGGAGTTTTACCGTCGCAATTATATCGAGGGGTTGTTTCTTAGCTCAGGCGTGGTGCGCAATCCCGATTATACGATGGAGCGGTTGGTGCGGGTGGCGAAAGACCTGCGGGTGAAGCACCGTTTCAACGGCTATATCCACTTGAAGAGTATCCCCGGTGCCAGTCAGGAGCTGGTGCACGAGGCGGGGCTGTATGCCGACCGTATGAGCGTGAACCTGGAAATCCCTACCGAGCGGAATCTGAAGCTGCTGGCTCCGGAGAAAGACCATCGTAGCGTGTACTTGCCGATGAAGTACATTCAGCAGGGCGTGCTGGAAAGTGCGGAAGAGCGCAAGCTGCACCGCCATGCCCCGCGTTTCGTGCCGGCAGGGCAGAGCACGCAGATGATTGTGGGTGCCACCGACGAGACCGACAAGGACATCCTCAGCGTATCGTCGACGCTCTACCGCCAGCCCACGATGAAGCGGGTTTACTATTCGGGTTATGTGGCGGTGAACACGTACGACAAACGCCTGCCCTTGCTGAAACAGCCTCCGCTGGTGCGCGAGAACCGCTTGTATCAGGCAGACTGGCTCTTGCGGTATTACCAGTTCAGGGTAGACGAACTGGTGGACGACGCTTCGCCCCACCTGGATATGGAGATTGACCCCAAGCTGGCGTGGGCGTTGAAGCATCCCGAGCTGTTTCCGGTCGATATCCAGAGTGCCGACTACGAGATGTTGCTCCGTGTGCCGGGCATCGGGGTGAAGTCGGCAAAGATGATTGTGATGTCGCGTCGTTTCTCGCGCATCGGTTTTTACGAGTTGAAGCAGATGGGGGCGGTGATGAAGAAAGCGCGTTTTTTCATTACGTGCCGCGAGCTTCCCGACAAGACCATCCACGAGCTGGGACCGGCGGGCGTGCGCAGGCTCTTGCTTCCCAAGCCGAAGCGGAAAGAGGACGAGAGGCAATTGACGCTGGATTTCAGCCCCCTCGACTAA